In the genome of Xenopus laevis strain J_2021 chromosome 1S, Xenopus_laevis_v10.1, whole genome shotgun sequence, one region contains:
- the LOC108707090 gene encoding clustered mitochondria protein homolog encodes MVSETESQAAGLSLAGEHNAQEAATNSGQGVNHTSDGKLYNGVTAMEDNKDTSTQDVFDVKIQLPGGDLVDIQVSSKELVQEIIQVLMEHEDSCHRTCFSLQFEGNVLDNFSELKAVEGLKEGSILKVVEEPYTIREARIHIRHFRDLLKSLDLTDAYNGVDCSSLSFMNIISEGDIGDCLCLESNGNGKKKKRSSADQGLEAIDCSPPEYILPGSTERPLQPLQPISCDNKPLQCLKSMIMSGWNPPPGNRKMHGDLMYLNVITMEDHHINITASNRGFYINQSTAELFNPKPSTPSHLCHSLIELLNQVSPAFKKNFSALQKRRIHQNPLERIATPYQVYSWVAPSTSHIIDCVRAEDAYNSRLGYEEHIPGQTRDWNEELQTTRELPQALPTEQQLRQRATFKINSDFVGASTRGAMAVIDGNVMAINPGEETKMQMFIWNNIFFSFGFDVRDHYKDLGGDHAAHIAANHDLNGVQAYSDLDIEELYFLGTVVLDYRGYRVTAQSIIPGILDRKEDQSVVYGSIDFGKMVSSSVKYLTLLQKSCKPLRIMRHTVLNEKDEEVMLCSSVECKGIVGNDGRHYILDLLRTFPPDMNFFPLKEKEAFKKDCSHRFPKSYRHKLCNLRPELIDSFYQHKFAQFMKLVMEKTKDGDSQQNNGIAHESQENDGKMEADIVREACREVGSVLEYTFDIRFNPDICSTVVKVPESQKAVNQLQRQLLSEASAFLLNVQIPTFIKGCLTHSIVPMDGKSLTEALHSHGINIRYLGSIAETIDQVEEREPLDHVYRIVIMEIITRLAKQILRNYLQGIEMSALSAAVCHFLNCFLSSYPNPVAHLPPDELMSRRRKGKKKVRPLENGDSTAWTSMSPADLWKQICDKARDSFDFTFPCDSVDQLVEKFNLQKVTLLREFCKKTGIQVLLREYNFESRHKPALTEEDILNMFPVVKHIHIKAKEANELVNKAQISMQQGCLNQAAVLLNEALVHFNSAYGAVHPEIAVCLRLLARVKFILGDIAEALDNQQKAVIMTERTLGYDHTNTIQDYVLLSLYCFTSGQLPVALKLLYRARYLLLLVTGEDHPSMATLDSNIGVVLQAVLECDLSLRFLEKALETNKKYFGNKSLDVALSHHLIALAHTSKAEFRAAMQQEKETYTIYKALLGDFHEHTKESSAFLKHVTQQAVNLQRTMNEIYKNGSLTTLPHVQIVPPGIDTLLQQLNIINGIIRINVSKNDKEKANETNDNKNTDEKNDNEKSNEASADSTSGEPEQEAALQEQQKGETSEQNPEDPEEPKEHDETS; translated from the exons GTGTTAATCATACAAGTGATGGAAAGTTGTATAATGGAGTGACAGCCATGGAAGATAATAAAGACACCAGTACTCAGGACGTGTTTGATGTGAAAATACAGCTGCCCGGTGGAGACCTTGTTGATATACAA GTGTCCTCTAAAGAACTGGTCCAGGAGATTATCCAGGTGTTAATGGAACATGAAGATTCTTGTCACCGAACGTGCTTTTCATTGCAGTTTGAGGGAAATGTTCTAGACAATTTCTCTGAGCTGAAGGCTGTGGAGGGATTAAAGGAAGGATCTATTCTAAAAGTTGTGGAGG AGCCATATACAATTAGAGAAGCTCGAATTCATATTAGGCATTTCAGGGACCTACTGAAGAGTTTGGATCTTACTGATGCTTACAATGGGGTAGACTGCAGCTCCCTGTCCTTCATGAACATCATCTCTGAGGGTGACATTGGAG ATTGTCTTTGCCTTGAAAGCAATGGtaatggtaaaaagaaaaaacgctcatCTGCTGACCAGGGGCTCGAAGCAATTGACTGTTCTCCTCCAGAATATATACTTCCAGGAAGCACTGAGCGTCCCCTGCAGCCTCTCCAGCCCATTAGCTGTGATAATAAG CCATTACAGTGCCTTAAATCCATGATAATGAGTGGATGGAATCCTCCTCCTGGAAATCGCAAAATGCACGGGGATCTTATGTACTTAAATGTCATAACAATGGAAGATCATCACATCAACATCACAGCTTCCAACAGAGGATTTTACATCAACCA GTCAACAGCAGAACTGTTCAACCCCAAACCATCTACCCCAAGCCATCTGTGTCACAGTCTTATAGAACTTTTAAACCAGGTCAGCCCAGCTTTTAAGAAGAACTTTTCTGCACTGCAAAAGAGGAG AATCCATCAGAACCCACTGGAGCGAATAGCAACGCCCTATCAAGTTTACAGCTGGGTGGCCCCAAGCACAAGTCATATAATTGACTGTGTAAGAGCAGAGGATGCTTATAACTCCCGTTTGGGCTATGAGGAACACATACCAGGACAG actAGAGACTGGAATGAAGAATTGCAGACTACAAGGGAACTTCCACAAGCCCTTCCCACAGAGCAACAACTGAGACAAAgggccacctttaag ATCAACTCTGATTTTGTGGGAGCTTCTACCAGAGGGGCCATGGCTGTAATTGATGGTAATGTTATGGCAATTAACCCTGGGGAGGAGACCAAAATGCAGATGTTTATCTGGAATAATATCTTCTTTAGCTTTGGTTTTGATGTGAGGGACCATTACAAGGACCTTGGTGGAGACCATGCAGCACATATTGCAGCCAACCATGACTTGAATGGAGTACAAGCCTACAGTGATCTAGACATTGAAGAACTTTATTTCTTAGGAACTGTGGTTCTTGATTACAGAGGATACAGAGTCACTGCACAGTCTATAATTCCTGGAATTCTGGACCGTAAAGAAGACCAAAGTGTTGTATATGGTTCAATTGACTTTGGAAAAATGGTTTCATCCAGTGTCAAATATCTGACTTTGCTACAGAAATCATGTAAACCACTGAGAATAATGCGACATACAGTACTGAACGAGAAGGACGAGGAAGTAATGCTTTGTTCCTCCGTGGAGTGCAAAGGAATTGTGGGTAATGATGGACGCCATTATATACTGGATCTTCTACGTACTTTCCCTCCTGACATGAACTTCTTTCCTCTGAAGGAAAAGGAGGCATTTAAAAAAGACTGTAGCCATCGTTTCCCCAAGTCTTACCGTCACAAACTATGCAATCTCCGTCCAGAGTTAATAGACTCTTTCTATCAACACAA GTTTGCTCAGTTTATGAAACTGGTAATGGAGAAGACAAAAGATGGAGAttcccaacagaacaatggaattGCTCATGAATCCCAGGAAAATG ATGGGAAGATGGAAGCGGATATTGTTCGGGAAGCTTGTCGAGAAGTTGGTTCTGTCTTGGAATATACCTTTGACATCCGTTTTAACCCAGACATCTGCTCCACAG TTGTAAAGGTTCCTGAGTCCCAGAAGGCAGTAAATCAGCTGCAGAGGCAATTGCTGAGTGAGGCATCTGCATTTCTCCTGAATGTACAGATTCCTACTTTT ATTAAAGGCTGTCTGACTCATAGTATTGTTCCAATGGACGGTAAATCACTTACGGAGGCACTACATTCTCACGGGATCAATATTCGCTACCTTGGATCCATTGCAGAAACGATAGATCAGGTGGAAGAACGGGAGCCTTTGGATCACGTTTAT AGAATTGTAATCATGGAAATAATCACACGTTTGGCCAAGCAAATTCTGCGCAATTACCTTCAG GGAATAGAAATGTCAGCCTTGTCAGCAGCAGTATGCCACTTCCTTAACTGCTTCCTGAGCTCCTATCCTAACCCAGTGGCTCACCTGCCTCCAGATGAGTTGATGTCTCGCAGgcgaaagggaaagaaaaaggttCGCCCACTGGAAAATGGAGACAGCACTGCCTGGACTAGTATGAGTCCAGCTGATTTGTGGAAACAGATCTGTGATAAGGCCAGAGACAGCTTTGATTTCACATTTCCATG TGATTCAGTGGATCAACTTGTTGAGAAGTTCAACCTCCAGAAAGTGACCCTCTTGCGGGAATTCTGCAAAAAGACTGGAATACAG GTTCTTCTACGTGAATACAACTTTGAAAGTCGCCATAAACCAGCACTGACAGAGGAAGACATTTTGAATATGTTTCCAGTGGTTAAACACATACACATTAAGGCCAAAGAAGCAAATGAGCTGGTTAATAAAGCCCAAATTAGCATGCAGCAAG GGTGCCTGAATCAAGCTGCCGTCCTATTAAATGAAGCCTTGGTGCACTTTAATAGCGCATATGGAGCAGTGCATCCAGAGATTGCCGTCTGTCTGCGTTTGCTTGCCAGGGTCAAGTTTATCTTGGGTGACATAGCAGAA GCATTGGATAATCAGCAGAAAGCTGTGATAATGACAGAGAGGACTCTGGGATATGACCACACCAACACAATCCAAGACTAT GTCCTCCTTTCTCTCTACTGTTTTACCAGTGGGCAGTTGCCAGTAGCCTTGAAACTTTTATACCGGGCTCGCTACTTATTGCTGCTAGTTACGGGAGAAGATCACCCATCCATGGCTACCTTAGAT AGTAATATTGGGGTGGTTCTCCAGGCTGTTCTCGAATGCGACTTGTCTCTCAGGTTCCTTGAAAAAGCCTTGGAAACCAATAAGAAATATTTTGGAAACAAATCACTGGATGTTGCCCTCAg CCATCATTTAATAGCATTGGCACATACAAGCAAAGCAGAGTTCAGAGCAGCCATGCAGCAAGAAAAAGAAACCTACACCATATACAAAGCCTTG CTGGGGGATTTTCATGAACACACAAAAGAAAGTTCAGCATTCCTGAAACACGTTACACAACAAGCTGTGAACCTGCAGAGAACCATGAATGAGATCTACAAAAACGGGTCTCTGACAACACTACCGCATGTGCAG ATTGTTCCTCCTGGAATTGATACCCTTTTGCAACAGCTGAATATAATCAATGGCATAATCAGAATTAATGTAAG CAAAAACgataaagaaaaggcaaatgaGACAAATGATAACAAAAACACAGATGAGAAAAATGATAACGAAAAGTCAAATGAAGCCTCTGCAGACTCAACTTCAGGGGAACCAGAACAAGAAGCTGCACTCCAAGAGCAACAAAAGGGAGAAACCAGTGAGCAGAACCCGGAAGATCCTGAAGAACCCAAGGAACATGATGAGACCAGCTAA